A genomic window from Gambusia affinis linkage group LG16, SWU_Gaff_1.0, whole genome shotgun sequence includes:
- the mocs3 gene encoding adenylyltransferase and sulfurtransferase MOCS3, translating to MAQDVCSLKAQLEEKEKEIADLKNKLAQLEKSHASVLELQDKVTPLSPLTAKPALSNEDIMRYSRQLLLPELGVKGQLNLSGASVLIVGCGGLGCPLAQYLAAAGVGRLGLLDYDEVELSNLHRQVLHGEENQGQAKALSAARAVKRLNSTVECIPYHLQLSPENALQLIQQYDIVADCSDNVPTRYLVNDACVLSGKPLVSASALRMEGQLTVYNYCGGPCYRCLYPLPPPPETVTNCSDGGVLGVVPGIMGCFQALEVLKIASGQGSSCGQQLLMFDAQGFRFRPIRLRPKQADCAVCGESPSVTQLIDYEDFCGSAATDKCRKLNLLSKDQRITVQEYKSVVDNSGLHILLDVRPLVEVNICHLPFSLNIPLSSLEQRKSEEIQLLQQRIVQLKQQMAGDCQPPVYVICKLGNDSQKAVQVLEKMSGSELDSITVKDICGGLMAWATQIDPRFPHY from the exons ATGGCTCAGGACGTGTGCAGCTTGAAGGCGCAGcttgaggagaaagaaaaagagattgCTGATCTCAAGAATAAACTGGCTCAACTTGAAAAG AGCCACGCCTCAGTGCTGGAGCTCCAGGACAAAGTGACACCGCTCAGTCCCCTAACAGCCAAACCAGCACTCAGCAATGAGGACATCATGCGCTACAGCAGACAGCTTCTCCTGCCCGAGCTTGGTGTAAAAG GCCAGCTGAACTTATCTGGAGCATCAGTGCTGATTGTGGGCTGTGGTGGACTAGGCTGCCCACTCGCCCAGTACCTAGCAGCAGCAGGTGTTG GGCGTCTTGGTCTGCTGGACTATGATGAGGTGGAGCTCAGCAACCTCCACAGGCAGGTTCTTCATGGAGAGGAGAATCAGGGCCAGGCTAAGGCTCTGTCTGCTGCTAGGGCAGTTAAAAG GTTGAACTCTACTGTGGAGTGCATTCCCTACCATCTGCAGCTCTCACCAGAGAACGCCTTACAGCTCATTCAACA GTATGACATCGTGGCTGACTGTTCAGACAATGTTCCCACACGTTATCTGGTAAATGACGCCTGCGTGCTCAGCGGCAAACCTTTGGTATCAGCGAGTGCTTTGCGAATGGAGGGGCAG tTGACTGTGTATAACTACTGCGGAGGCCCCTGCTACAGATGTTTATATCCACTTCCCCCACCTCCAGAGACGGTAACTAACTGTTCAGATGGAGGGGTGTTAGGAGTAG TTCCAGGTATAATGGGTTGCTTCCAAGCCTTAGAGGTCCTCAAAATTGCCTCTGGGCAAGGTT CTTCCTGCggtcagcagctgctgatgtTTGACGCTCAGGGTTTTAGATTCAGGCCCATTAGGCTGCGACCTAAGCAGGCTGACTGCGCGGTGTGTGGAGAAAGCCCCAGTGTGACCCAACTGATTGACTATGAGGATTTCTGTGGGTCTGCCGCCACAGATAAG TGTCGCAAGCTTAACCTCCTGTCCAAAGATCAGAGGATCACAGTGCAG GAATATAAATCGGTAGTGGATAATTCGGGACTTCATATCTTGCTTGATGTCCGCCCTCTTGTGGAAGTGAATATATGCCACTTGCCCTTCTCGCTCA ATATACCCCTCTCCAGCTTAGAGCAGAGAAAGAGTGAAGAGATCCAGTTACTTCAGCAAAGAATCGTCCAACTGAAGCAGCAGATGGCAGGTGACTGCCAGCCGCCAG TTTATGTCATCTGTAAGCTGGGTAATGACTCCCAGAAAGCAGTGCAGGTACTGGAGAAAATGAGTGGATCAGAACTGGACAGTATCACGGTGAAAGATATCTGTGGAGGACTTATGGCCTGGGCAACGCAGATCGATCCAAGATTTCCACATTATTGA
- the qpct gene encoding glutaminyl-peptide cyclotransferase, protein MWKGASTSMAERSPRISIMRSFYAALIGLMFSLHTHGVPWTEEKLSHRALKLSEDEIRAALSHTDLAQMWQRDLRPLLVTRYPGSAGSQAVQDHIKTTLGSLGAGWEVTEDSFESQTPYGPLPFTNLVATLNPSAKRHLVLACHYDSKYYPPEGHGREFQGATDSAVPCAMMLELARALNEELKTQKSSNSNLTLQLIFFDGEEALFQWTSADSLYGSRHLAEKMETTPHPKGARDTNQLHGIDLLVLLDLIGAPHPIFGNQFPSTTPWLTRLQDIEKRLHSMNQLVEHPNNVQYFWPNRPVGSILDDHIPFLNRGVRILHLIPYPFPSVWHTFDDNEENLDRSTIQNLNKILQVFVLEYLNTRPSIPVNPQNAP, encoded by the exons ATGTGGAAAGGAGCGTCAACATCGATGGCTGAACGAAGCCCAAGGATTTCTATAATGCGTTCATTTTATGCTGCATTAATCGGGCTGATGTTCAGCCTTCACACTCATGGAGTCCCTTGGACAGAGGAAAAG CTCAGTCACAGAGCACTTAAACTAAGTGAGGATGAGATCCGTGCTGCCCTCTCTCACACCGATCTGGCACAAATGTGGCAGAGGGACCTTAGGCCATTGCTGGTTACCCGATACCCTGGCTCTGCTGGCAGCCAAGCAGTTCAGGAC CATATAAAAACAACCCTCGGTTCCCTCGGAGCAGGTTGGGAAGTTACAGAGGACAGTTTTGAGTCACAAACGCCGTACGGACCGCTGCCCTTTACCAACCTAGTTGCCACACTGAACCCGTCGGCTAAGCGCCACCTGGTTCTTGCCTGTCACTACGACTCCAAGTACTACCCCCCGGAGGGGCATGGGAGGGAGTTTCAAGGCGCCACAGACTCAGCTGTCCCATGTGCCATGATGTTGGAGCTGGCACGAGCCCTGAATGAAGAACTGAAGACTCAGAAG AGCTCCAACTCCAATCTGACCTTGCAGTTGATCTTCTTTGATGGTGAGGAGGCTCTTTTCCAGTGGACCTCCGCGGACTCGCTGTACGGCTCTCGCCACCTGGCAGAGAAGATGGAGACCACCCCTCATCCCAAAGGAGCCAGAGACACCAACCAACTGCATGGCATA GACCTGTTGGTGCTGCTGGACCTTATTGGGGCCCCTCATCCCATCTTCGGAAACCAGTTCCCTAGCACCACCCCCTGGCTTACTAGACTGCAGGACATTG AAAAACGTCTGCATTCTATGAACCAGCTTGTTGAGCATCCTAACAATGTGCAGTACTTCTGGCCTAATCGTCCAGTTGGCAGTATTCTTGACGATCATATACCGTTCCTAAACAGAG GTGTCCGGATCCTCCACCTCATACCCTATCCCTTCCCGTCTGTGTGGCACACATTTGACGACAACGAAGAAAACCTGGATCGCTCCACAATTCAGAACCTGAACAAGATCCTTCAGGTCTTTGTTTTGGAATACCTCAACACAAGGCCCAGCATTCCTGTGAATCCACAAAATGCCCCATGA